The sequence CCGGCGCTTTCGCCGTACATCGGGCCGGTCTACCCGACCAGCATGACCCGGCACATCTGGGAGTCGTTCGGCCAGGCCGCTCGGATCACCCTGCACGTCGACGTGCTGCGGGCGGCGCGTCCCGGCGGCCACCCGGACGCCCACCACGTGGTCGAGGCCCAGTTCAAGGCGGTCGCGCGGGCGCTGCGCGAGGCCACCGCGATCGACCCGCGCAACGTCGGGGCGATCCCGAGCACCAAGGGGGCGCTCTGATGAGCGCGAGGAACGCAGCGCAGCGGAGTACCGCAGTCGCGAATGAAGGGTGGCTCTGATGCGGGCGGTGCTGCCGACGTTGCTGCTGATCCTGGCCGGGGTGCTGGTCGGCGGGACGTGGTCGCTGTACCGGCAGGGCGCGCCGCGCGGCGCCGTGGTGATCGCCGGTCTGCTCGCCGCGCTGGCCACCGCCGGCGGGCTGCTCTGGCTGCTCCCCGGAGAGGCGTGATGGGCAAGCAGGTGGTGGTGCTCGACTACGGCTCGGGCAACCTGCGCTCGGCCGAGCGGGCCCTGGCCCGGGTCGGTGCGGACGTCACCGTGACCGACGACCTGACCGCCGCCGCCGAGGCGGCGGGCCTGGTGGTGCCGGGCGTCGGCGCGTACGCGGCCTGCATGGCCGGCATCGAGGCGCTCGGTGCCGGTCCGGTCATCGCCGAGCGGGTCGCCGCCGGCCGTCCGGTGCTCGGCATCTGCGTCGGCATGCAGGTGCTCTTCGAGCACGGCGACGAGCACGGCGTGGTGACCAAGGGGCTCGGGCTGCTGCCCGGCGGGGTGACCCGGCTGCCCGCCGAGCGGCTGCCGCACATGGGCTGGAACACCGTCCGGCCACCGGCGGGCTCGGTGCTCTTCGCCGGGCTGCCGGCCGACGCCCGGTTCTACTTCGTCCACTCGTACGGGGTGACCGACACCGCCGGGCT comes from Micromonospora viridifaciens and encodes:
- the hisH gene encoding imidazole glycerol phosphate synthase subunit HisH, producing the protein MGKQVVVLDYGSGNLRSAERALARVGADVTVTDDLTAAAEAAGLVVPGVGAYAACMAGIEALGAGPVIAERVAAGRPVLGICVGMQVLFEHGDEHGVVTKGLGLLPGGVTRLPAERLPHMGWNTVRPPAGSVLFAGLPADARFYFVHSYGVTDTAGLAAAGAAVTTAEHGAGFVAAVERGPLSATQFHPEKSADTGAALLRNWLAKL